A segment of the Parasynechococcus marenigrum WH 8102 genome:
ATGGATTTCACGGTGCAGCAGCTGGGACGAACCGCGTTTGTGGTGGTCTACATCAATCCTTTGCAAGCCCAGGACAGCGCGGTGATTGACGGCCTGCGCCACCACATCGATGCCCGCTGCTCCGCTGATCTGGGCCGACCAGTGCACTCGGAGGTGATTCTCACCGCGAAACCACCGATTCATCAGGTTGATCCGCAGCAGCAGGCGGCCCCTTAGCGTCACCGCCAATGGATCCGACACCATGAGCGATCAGCAGCACTGGGATGCCGTGGTGATCGGCTCCGGCATCGGCGGGTTGGTCACCGCCAGCCAGCTGGCGGCCAAGGGAGCTCGCACCTTGGTGCTGGAGCGCTACCTGATCCCCGGCGGCAGTGGCGGTGCCTTCAAGCGCGAGGGCTATACCTTTGATGTGGGCGCCTCGATGATTTTCGGCTTCGGTGAGAAGGGCTACACCAACCTGCTCACCAGGGCTCTCGCTGATGTGGGCGAGCACTGCGAGACCATTCCGGATCAGGCCCAACTCGAGTACCACATGCCTGGGGGGCTCAACATCGCCGTTGACCGCGATTATGAGACGTTCATCGCTGATCTGTCCGCCCGTTTCCCCCACGAGGCCACTGGCGTCCGCCGCTTCTACGACACCTGTTGGCAGGTGTTCAACTGTCTGGATGCGATGCCGTTGCTGTCGCTGGAAGATCCGGCATACCTCACCAAGGTGTTCTTCAAGGCACCACTGGCCTGTCTGGGGTTGGCCCGCTGGCTGCCCTTCAATGTGGGTGCGGTCGCCCGCCAGCACATCAATGATGAGCAGCTGCTGAAGTTCATCGACATCGAATGCTTCTGCTGGTCGGTGATGCCAGCCGATCGCACCCCGATGATCAATGCCGGCATGGTGTTTTCCGATCGCCATGCCGGTGGCATCAACTACCCCCGTGGTGGTGTGGGTGTGATCGCTGAAAAGCTGGTTCATGGTCTTGAACGCCATGGCGGCGCCATTCGCTACAAAGCGCGGGTCACCAAGGTGCTGCTCGAGAACGGTGAGGCGGTTGGTGTGAAGCTGGCCGATGGCGAGACCATCCGGGCCAAGCGGGTGATCTCCAATGCCACCCGCTGGGACACCTTTTCGGGGCAGGACGATGGCTCCACGCGGGCCGGGCAGGCGCTGGTGGATGAAGCCAACACTCCGAAGAAGGAGGCCTTCTGGCGTCGCCGCTATGTGCCGTCGCCCTCGTTTCTCTCCCTGCATCTGGGGGTTCGTGCCGATCTGATTCCAGCCGGTACCCACTGCCATCACCTGCTGCTCGAAGACTGGAACCGGATGGAGGACGAGCAGGGGGTGATCTTTGTGTCGATGCCGTCGTTGCTGGATCCTGATCTGGCACCGGCCGGGCATCACATTGTTCACACCTTCACACCGTCGTCGATGGAGGCATGGCAGGGGCTCTCCCCCACTGATTACCGGGCCAAGAAGGAGGCGGATGCGGCTCGCTTGATTCAGCGGCTTGAGGCGATCCTGCCTGGCCTCAGTGAAGCCATCACCCACAAGGAGATCGGCACCCCCCGCAGCCACCGGCGGTTCCTGGGTCGCTTCCAGGGCAGCTACGGCCCGATTCCGGCGATGCAACTCCCCGGCCTCCTGCCGATGCCGTTCAACCGCACCGGTGTACCCAACCTCTATTGCGTCGGCGATTCCTGCTTCCCGGGTCAGGGGCTCAATGCCGTGGCCTTCAGTGGCTTTGCCTGTGCCCATCGGGTGGGTGCGGATTTGGGCCTCAACCCCTGGGCACTGCCGGCCTGATTCCGTTTCTAAGGTTGCTCATCTGCTGAGGATCCATGGCCTCCGATCCCCAACCCAGCTCTGAGCAGCTTGCCCGTTATCTGGAACAACGCGGTGAGTTCACCAAGCCCTGGAACCTTCAGATGCTGCGTTTGCAAAAGCTGAAGGAGGCCAAGGACTCGATGGATCATGAGGAATACATCGCCACCATTCAGGAGGCCCATGCCGATCTGATGCGGCTTGGCGCGTTTTGGAAGGGTCGGGAAGCGGAGGTGTTCGGTGGCGCCTATGTCCCGTCTGAACAACTTGAGCCCCGTCCGGGTTCAGCGGAGGATCGCTGATGGTTTCCAGTTCCGGTGTTGAACGCTTCGCTCTGTCGCCGCTGATTCGCACCACGTTACTCAGTTTGTATGTGGCGCTGGTTCTACCCCTGCCGCTGTTGGCTCCACAGGAGTTGCGGTGGTGGATGGTAGCCGCACTGTTGTTTGGCCTGATCCTGGTGCTGGGGCTGCTCAGCGAGCAGGTGGAAACCGACGCCGCGGGTATTCAGGTGCGATATCCGGCCTGGATCCGTTGGCTGTTGCGCCGCGGTTGGTCCATGCCATGGCAGGACATACGCGCACTGGTGCCCGTTGGCACCAGTCAAGGGGGCACGGTCTATTACCTGAAGGCAACGGATCTCCGCCACCAGCTTCTGCCCCAGCGCATCGAGCGCTTCGATCGTTTCCTGGCAGTGCTCAGCGAGCGCTCAACTGTGTCAACAGCCGGCATCGGCCGGTTGACACCGCCCTGGACCTATCAAGTTCTGCTTGGACTGGCGCTGTTAATGGTGCTGGCTGAACTGGCAGGTGCGATTGCTTTCAGTCAGCACTGGATCAACTTGCCGGCAGGGTATCCAGGCTGAATCGGTAGCCCCGCTGACGCACCGTGGTGATGCCGCCGCCTTCACCAAGCCCTGCCTGCTCAAGTTTGCGGCGCAGGGTCAGCACCTGTGTGTCGACTGAACGTGGGCCACCGCTGAAGGGCGGCCAGGCCATCCGAAGCAGTTCCTGGCGGCTGCGCACCAGGCCGGGCGGCATCAGCAGGGCACAGAGCAGGGCGAATTCCCTGGGGCTCAGTTCCACAGGCTGGTCTCGCAAGGTGACCTGCCGCAGAAGCAGGTGAACCTCCAGTGGTCCTACCGTGACTCGCTCCTGCAGGCCGTTGTGCCCCCGCTTGAGCAGGGTGCGGCAGCGGGCCGCCAGCTCTTCCAGCCCGAAAGGTTTGCGAAGCACGTCATCGGCACCGTCGTCCAGCAGTCCCACCACCGGATCTGCTCCGCTTCGAGCAGTCAGCACGATGACGGGGCAGCGCAATTGATCGGCCAGGCGCAGGGCGGAACCCTGTTCAAGAATTTCGGCGCTGACCAGAAGATCAGGCGATTGATCCTGACAGACCTCGAGAGCTTCGGAGGCTCTGCCTACTGCGGCTGTGAGGTGCCCGTCCTGACGCAGGCGCTGCACCAGAACAGTCCGCAGAGTGGGGTGCGGCTCCACGACAAGAACGCGTGATGGCTCCTGTCCGGTGCCGGACTGGGGCAGGATCAGCGGATCAGCGCTGGGGGCGCTGGGTTCAACTGTCAGGTCGCGTGGTGTGGAGGTCACTGATTTGATCAACGCGCCACTACGCTAAGCGGAAAATTCTGTACCGCTGGTAGCAGAGGCAGCTGTCTTCTCAACCGATGACGTCTCTTGACGATCCGGAATCCATCCGCCATTTCCAGTCCCTGTGTGATGCCTGCCAGGAGCTGACAACCCGCTATCACTCACCGTCTGAGCTGAGGTTGTACGCCGACGGCTATCTTCATGCCCTGCGTCGCTGCGGCAGCCTGGATTCCAGCCAGCAGCACAGGTTGGAGCAATTGATCGACCGCTGGATCATGGATCCCTCCAGCTTCATTGGACCCGATGGGGACGTCAGCACCCTGTATCTGCGACGGCCACATAGTTATTGATCAGCTGGCGAGGGCAATCTCGAGCTTTTCCTTCAATTCACCGGCGTTGTACATCTCGATCAAGATGTCGGAGCCGCCGATGAACTCTCCGTTGACATAAACCTGAGGAATCGTCGGCCAGCTGGAGAAGTCTTTGATGCCCTGACGGATTTCCATATCGGAGAGCACATCAAAGGTTTCGAAGCTGACGCCCAGGGAGTGGAGAATCTGAACCACGTTGTTCGAGAAGCCGCACTGGGGCATCAACTTGCTGCCCTTCATGAACACAAAGATGGTGCTTGAGCTGATCAGGGCCTCAATGCGGGAGCGGGTGGAGTCGTCCATGGGAAATGTCAGGGGCTGGGGGAATCTGTCGGGGTGGCGGTGGTGAGGGCCAGGGCATGGATCGCTTCGCTGGCCAGTTCCTGTTGCAGTGCTCCGTAGACCAACTGATGCTGGCGGATCCTGGACAGACCCTGGAAGGCCACAGACACCACACTCACCTGAAGATGATCACCGCCTCCGGTGAGGTCCTCTACGGTCACCTTGGCATCGGGGATGGAACGCTGAATGGCGGCTTCAACGGCGTCCGGCTGAACCATGGGAATTGAAGACCTGAACGGAGCGATGCTGACAGAAGGGGTTCGCTGATGTCAGCTGCCGGCTGGAGCAGCTCCTTTGAATTCGGTGTCGACGAAGCCGAGTTCCAGCAGGCTCTGGTAAGCCTTGCGGCCCTGGGGCTGTGCTGGAGTCATCAGCTTGACGACCTCCACCAGCACAGGAACGGCAATTTCCGGCTGATTCTGACGACGGAACAGCGCGGCAAGGCGCAGATCCGCTTCCGCCAGCAGTCCGAGGGCCTCGCGACCCTTGGTGTCCATTTCGCGGGGGATGCGGGCATCGAGTCCGCGGAAGGCACCGCTCAGGTCTCGGTAGAAGGCCAGCAGCTGCTTGGACGCCTTGCGGGCATTGTCGTATTCCTGGCGCGCCTTGGTGAGATCTCCGGCTGCAGCGGCGGCATCACCCCGGTTGATCATCGCCTGCACAGCCGCTGGATTGAATCCATCCGCCTTCTGGGCCAGAACGCGATCGCTGGATGCTGCCTCTTGAGCCACCACCGGCAGGCCAGCCAGGCCCAGACTCGCCACCAGGGCCATGGCGGAGAGCAAGGAACGACAACCCATGGGGCAAAGAAGTTTGAAGATTCGGACTTTATAAGGAGTACAAAGGTCTGCCCACTGCTGCACGGGCCGCTTGTTCAGCCGTATGCATTGCGTGGGCGAGGTCCTGATTGAACCGCAATCCGGACTCCCGTCCACCCGTTGTGGGAACGTTCATCGGTTCGCCGAAGCAGAGCGCTGCCCTGCTGAATGGCCGAGGTGGCCTCTGGCCGTAGCCGATGCCAACGGGGACCACGGGAACGCTCAGCCCCTGCCGCTCGGCCAGCTGCACCAGACGAACGAGCCCCTGATGCAGCCGGATCGGTCGATCCGTGCGTTGGATTTGTCCCTCCGGGAAAACCACGAGTTGCTGGCCAGCCGTCAGCAGATCAATGGCCAGCCGCAGGGTGGTCAGTGATGGGCGCCGCTGATTCACCGGAAAACAGCCGAGTCGCTGCAAGAACCAACCCTGCAGGCCGCGCATCTCGGTGGTCGTCACCATGAAGCGGCAATCCCGACCGGTGACCCGTCGTCCCGCTGCCATCGGCAGCATCAGGGCATCCCAGCGGGCCCGGTGGGTGGGGGCCAGCACCACAGGGCCGCTGTGGGGCAAATGTTGCGGATTCAGCACCAATCGCTCACGAAATTGCAGCTTCAGTGCGATGTCCTGAGTGACCAGCATCGCCAGGGGGGCCCAGCGAGGGTCGATGCCCACCTGCAGTGCGGATTCACGGTTCGCCAGGGCAGCTGACAACAGCTGAAAGCGCATTTGAGCGCAGCGAACCTAAAGCCAAGTCCGCCCTGCATAGGATCGGCTCAGACAGACGTTGGTATGGCCAGCCTCGGGGTCAACATCGACCACATCGCCAACATTCGGCAGGCACGCCGGACGGTGGAACCAGATCCTGTGCCCTTCGCCATGCTCGCCGAACTCGGTGGTGCCGATGGCATCACGGTTCATCTGCGGGAGGATCGCCGCCACATCCAGGACCGTGATGTGCAGCTGCTGCGTCAGACGGTGCGCTCCCGACTGAATCTGGAGATGGCAGCGACGCAGGAGATGGTGGAGATCGCCCTGGCCGTTGAGCCAGACATGGTCACCCTTGTGCCGGAAAAGCGGGAAGAGGTCACTACCGAGGGAGGGCTGGATGTAGCTGCGCAGTTAAGCGGGCTGACACCAATGGTGGAGCGGCTGCAGCAGCGAGGCATCCCCGTGAGCCTGTTCGTTGATGCTGAAACCACCCAACTGGAGGCCTGCCGCAACAGCGGGGCTCACTGGGTGGAACTGCACACCGGGACCTACGCCGATGCATCCTGGGCCGATCAGCCCGGTCAGCTGGCGCGCATCACGGAGGGGGCTGCCACAGCACGCCATCTCGGCCTTCGCGTCAACGCAGGCCATGGACTCACCTATCAGAACGTGGAACCGATTGCTGCGATTCCTGGGATGGAGGAATTGAACATCGGCCACACGATCGTGGCCCGTGCGGTTGCCGTCGGTCTGCAACAAGCGGTGCGCGAGATGAAGGCCTTGATCCAGAATCCCCGCCTGGATCCCCTGTTCGGACACGCGCTCGGATGACTGATTATCACTTCGTTGCTGCCAGCGAGCGGTTTCTGACCGTTGAAGAACCGTTGGAAGAAGTGCTGCGGGAACGTCGGCGCAACTATGAGGAGAACAGCAAAGCCATTGATTTCTGGTTGGTGCGTCAGCCCGCCTTTCTGGAAACCAACGAGCTGAGCGCCATCAACAGCCAGCTGCCCAAACCGGCTGCCGCCGTGGTGTCCACCGATCCCACCTTCATCACTTTCCTGAAGTTGCGATTGGAGTACGTCCTCGAGGGAAGCTTCGAGGCTCCTTCCGCAGCAATTCCCGATGCCCTGGCCAGCACCGCCGCATGAATCGGCGATCACTTCCGGTGAGTCAGAGGATTGCCCTGCTGGTGCAGGCCCTCGATGGTGCTGAAAAAACCAACAAAGCGCTTGCTACCTGTGCTGATGGGGAGGCGATGGTGGAAATTCTGCTGGGTGCCTCCGCCAAGCTCGGCCTTGGGCTGACCCGGCGCGATCTGATGGAAACTCCGCCGATCCGGGACTGGATCTGGTTCAAGAGCAACGATCCCCTTGTGACGGTGGGGGATGCCAAACCCCGGTACCGCCAGGAATCCGTCGACGACAAACCCCGTCGCAAATTTCTCGGTCTGTTCTGACAGCACCAGAGCTGTTGATCAGACTTCCCACGACTCACGCTGATCTCGTGCAAGCCCCGCCTCTGCTCCATTGGGTGATTGGTGACGTGCACGGATGCCATGCCTCCCTGCTTGCCCTATTGACGGTCCTGCCCTGCCAGGACCATCTGGTGTTCTGTGGAGATGTGGTTAGCCGTTGTGGTCGTATCGAGGCCAGCATGCATCTGGTCTGGGATCTGGTCTGTTGTGGACGGGCGACCTGGTTGAGGGGCAATCACGAACAGGCTCTGATCGATGCTCTTTCGGAGGATGGCGAGGGCTCACAACCAGCCCTGACCCGACAGTGGGCGCATCGACTCAACCAACTGCCGCTGCTGTATCTCGCTGACGGTTGGTGCGCGACCCATGCCGGGTTCAACAGTGCCGGTGAACCGGATCTGTTCATACGCGAGCCGTTCTGGGAGACCTATGACGGTCGCCATGGCCGCGTTGTGATTGGCCACACGCCGCGCCCTGCGGTTGAACGCCATCAGCGCATTGTTCTGATCGATACCGGAGCGGTGTACGGCGGCCTGCTCTCGGCCTACTGCCCGGAAACCGATGCGGTGGTGCAGGTGCAGGGCCCGCGCAGCCAGGAGCCGTTCCCACGACCCGTCGATCTGGAACGGGTCCCAGCCGTGATGAGTGGAGACCAGACCCGTTGCTGACGCTTTACCGCAGCAATCGGGCTGAATTCCTGGCCACCTTGCTGGCCCGTCAGTTGCTGGAGGAGCGACCGGACCCCTTCGAGACGGTGGAGGTGTTGGTGAACACCTGGCCCACCAGCCGCTGGCTTGGCGAGCAGCTCGCCACGGCTAATGGCATCAGTTCGCTGGTGCGCTTTCCCTTCCCCGGCAGTCGTTTGCGGCAGCTGGTGCGACGGGTGCTCGACCTCCCCGATCAGGAGCAGGACCCCTGGCGGGCCACCTCCCTGGTCTGGGCTGTGCTGGAGCAGATGCCGGCCCTGTTGGAGCAGCCCGTTGCCCGACCGCTGCAGCTCTGGTTGCAGCAACGAGATGGTGGTGATGCTTCGGGGCTGAGCCGGGATCGTTGGCAGCTGGCTCGCGCCATCGCCGATGCCTTCGACGACTACGCGCTGTATCGGCCCGAAACCTTGCACAGCTGGATTCAGAGCCAGGGCAGCCGTGCTGCATCCGCAGAAACGGACTGGCAACCGTGGCTGGCCAGGCAGCTGGCGGCGTCTCTGCATCGCCAACCGTTCGGCTTGCAGGTGCAGTCCGCTGTGGAGCGGCTGCGCTCCGGCGCCGTGGACCCCCAGGTGCTGCCAAAGGTGATCCGTCTGTTCGGGATCAGTGCCCTGGCGCCGGTGCAGGTGGAACTGATCCAGGCCCTCTCAGGCAGCACCGACGTTCAGGTGTATCTGCTCACCCCCTGCCGCGATCTCTGGCAGCGCTGCGGCAATCGCCGTGAGCAGCTGGGAGCAACCTGGACAGAGCCCCCCGATGGGGGCTGGTTACAGCAGGCACCGCGATTGGAGGCCATGCTCGGACGGATGGGGGCCGAGTTCCAGCAGCTGCTGGAGGGCAGTGGCGACAGTCAGCTGGGGGAGGTGCGCGAGGGGGATCTGTTTGCCGATCCCGTCCGCATTGCTGAGGGGGAAGGTCGCTCCGCCACGTTGCTGGAGCAGTTGCAGCAGCAGCTGGTGGAACCGGGCTGCCGTGAATCTCTCGATCGAGATCTTGACGACCGCTCCTTGTTGTTCCAGGCCGCTCCAGGGCCGTGGCGGGAGGTGCAACTGGTGCGCGATCAGGTGTTGCAGTGGCTGGCGGCGGATCCAGAGCTTGAGCCTCGGGATGTGTTGGTGATGACCCCGCAGATCGACCGTTATGCCCCACTCCTGAGCTCTGTGCTCAACGACCGTGATGCGATTGGAGTGGATCTGCCCTGGCGTCTCACCGATCGAAGCCAGCAGAGCACCCCTGGCCTGACGATGGTGATGCTGGAGTTGCTGGACCTGGCGTCAGGTCGCCTGACCGCCACTGGGCTGGAACGGTTGTTGGCCAATCCCGCCCTACAGACGCAACAGGGGCTCAGCGGTACTGAGGCGTCTGCCTTGACCCGCTGCCTGCAGCGCACGGGCTTCCGCTGGGGGCTCGATGCCCGGGAGCGGGGCGGTGATGAGACCCACAGCCTCAGTTGGTGTCTGGATCGTTGGTTGCTGGGTCTGGCGCTGCCGCAACGGGATGGCCTGGCACCCGGCGGGGCGGCCCCGTTTCATCAGGATCTCGATCCGCAGCGGCTGGTGCGCTGGTGGAGCGTTCTGGATCGGCTGGTGCGCTGGTTGCAGCAGCTGCGACGACCACGGACCTCGACGGCCTGGGTGGAGTTGCTGCAGGCCGTGCTGGAGGATCTCTTCGCTGACGGCGGTGCCTGGAGCTGGGAGCGTCAGGGTTGGTCTGCGGCCCTGGCGGAATGGCAGCAACGGGCAGCCTCCTGCTCGCTGGAGCTCGAGGTGGCGGTGGCAGCTGAGGTGCTGGCGGAGGCCCTGTCGGTGGACAGTGGCCGCTTCGGGCATCGCAGTGGTGCGCTCACGGTGAGTGCGCTGGAGCCGATGCGGGCGATCCCCCACAAGGTGATTGTGCTGATGGGTCTCGACGACGGGGTGTTCCCCCGTGTGGATCAACGGCCTGGGTTCCATCTGTTGGAGCAGCGCCGCTGGCTCGGCGACCCGCGCGGGGGTGATCAGGACCGTTATGTGCTGCTGGAGGCGCTGATGTCCGCGCGGCGTCATCTGCTGATCAGTTGGTGCGGCCGCAATGAACACACCGGTGAGCCTCGGCCGGCTGCTGCTCCGGTGGAACAGTGGTTGCAGGACCTGACAAGGCAGCTGGGCACTGAGGCCAGCGCGGGGCTGTGCATCGAGCCGGATCCCAACCCACTGGATCGCAGCAACTTTCAGGTTGCCGGCCATGGCCAGCCCCTCAGCTGTGATCGCCGCCAACTGGCGGCGCGACGCTGGCTGGACCAGCATCAGAGCCATGCTGCGACGGCCGGCCTGGCCTGGCCGCTGCACTGGAGTGCGCCGGACCCTGAGGTCACGATCGACCCACGCAGCGATGAGGAGCTGTTGCAGTGGCTGGTGGACCCTCAGTCAGCCTGGCTGCGGCAGCTGGGCCTCCACCCAGCTGAGCGGGTGGATCCTGTGGAGGATCTCGAGGCCCTGACGCTCAGCAGCCTGCTGCAGGCCCAGGTGTTGAATCAGGATCTGGAGGATCACCTGCTGGCGGCCGAGACGCCGGCATGGTGCGAGACGTTGGCGGGCCAGGGGGTGTTTCCCCCCGCAGCAGGGGCTCAGCTGGAGGAGGGAATCCTCAGCCATCGACTCCAGGCGTTGCAGCTGCAGCTGGACCGGCTCGGACGTTGCAGCCGCCAGGGAACGCTGCTGATGGCCGGCGACATTCAGGTGGTGGTTCAGCCCGGTCGTTTCACCCCCCGTGGTCTGATGCGGGGCTGGTTGCAGCATCTAAGGCTCTGCGCAGACGATGCTGTCTTCGGCGGGAGCGCCGTCATCGCTCGGGCAGACAAGGGCGATGACGCCAAGCCCCATGTGCGTTGGGGACGTCTCGAACCTGCGGTGGCCCAGGCCCAGCTGCTGACGCTGCAGCGGTTGGCTCAGCAGGGGCAGCATCAGTGCTGGCCGGTTCCCCCCAGAAGTGGCTGGCTGTTGATGAGCAGGGATCACTACAAGGCCGGCAGCGGCGTCGCCGCTTTTCAAGACGGCTGGATCCGGGAGCGCCAGGACCCCCAGCAGCGGCTGTGCTTCGGCGCCGATGCTGAGGCTGACCAGCTGTTGCAGAGCCAGGGCTTCGAGCAGGCATGTGCGTTGCTCTACAAACCGATGCTGCAGGCCTTGGTGCACTGAAAACAAGGCAGGTTCACTGCCACAACGGGCCAGCGACCTGCCTTTCTTGTCCACCGTATGGAGATGGTTTCAACCGTGCCGTGGTGGCGACCGCGTTCCCTGACACGGTCAGGAACTCTGCACAGGGTTGTTTATCCGGGTTTCAGTTCATCGAACAGCTGCTGCACCCGGTGCTCAAGCTGAGCGATCGGATCGACGCCGTCCTCCTCACCGAGGTCTTTGACCGTCCAGAAGCGGATCCTGTTCTCCCAGGCGGGGAACTGCTGCAGCACCATCGGGCGATGGGCCGCCTCATCAACGGCCACCACCACATCCGCAGCGTCCAGGTCAGCCTCCGTGACCTGTTTTGGTGCGGAGAGGCTACCTGGATCGATGGTCACACCACGGTTCTGCAGGGCGCTGATCGCCTCAGGCGCCATTGGACCGACGTTGCCACTGCTGGGATCCACCTTCAGCCCAGCAGAATCAACCTGCAGGCCCCCCGTCGCCTGGTTGATCTCGATCAGCTGCTGGAGCAGCGCTTGCGAGAAACGACTGCGGAAGTAATTGCCGGTGCAGAGAAACAGGACGCGCACTAAGGGTCAGCCCTTGAAACTGTTGATCAGGGCAAAGCCGTACAACGCAACGATTGCGGCTCCCAACAATCCGATGGACGTGAGCTGGCGTGCCATGACGATGAGGTTCGGCACCCTTGTTGTGACCCAGCTCAAAAACAGTGTCAATTGCGTTGCCGGATCGGTGTTGGATCGCTCGTCGATGACCATGGCCGGAGGGCAGCGCCATGCGCTTTGACCCCAATCGCTATCCCCTCGACCCCGGTCTGCGGCTGTTGGAGGCGAGCGCCGGCACCGGCAAGACCTTTGCCTTAGCGCATCTGACCTTGCGACTGATCAGCGAGGCCGCCATGCCCTTGCCCAGTCTCCTGGTGGTGACCTTCACGGATGCGGCGGCAGCGGAATTGCGCTCCCGCATCGGTCAGCGTCTGCAGGATGCACTGGCGGGGCTTGAGGCCGTTGCACGCGGTGATGCCCTGCCGAAGGCGGATTCGGTGCTGCAGCAGTGGTGGCAGCAGGCCCCGCAGGGTCAGTCCCGGCGTGACTGGATCAGCCGTGTGCTGATGGCCCTCGAACAACTCGATGCCGCCGACATCACCACCATCCATGGCTTCTGCAGCCGCAGCCTGCGGCGTCAGGCGATCAACAGTGGTGCGGCCATGCAGCAGCAGCTGGAGACCGATGCCACGGCACTCGTGCAGGAAGTGGTGCAGGAGCTCTGGCAACAGCAACTGTTGACCCTCCCCCTGCCGCAGTTGCAGGGATTGGTTCGGGCCGGCCTGACCGCCGATGGGCTGGCGGCTGCGCTGCTGCGTCTCGATGCTGATCCCCAGGCTTGGCTGCAGACGGATGGCGATGACTTTGATCCCAACCAGCCTCTGGGGGCGCAGCTGGAGGTTTCGCTTCAGCTGAGCTGGGAGCGGTTTGTGCAGTTCTGGACGCGTGATGGCGAGGGCCTTGAGCAGTGCTTCCGGGCAACGGCGAAGCAGTGGAAGGCGATGGGATTCAAACCGTCGCCCTACAGCCCTAAACCAACCAGTGATCGTTTCGGTCAGGTGGATCGCTGGGTCGCGGCCCAACACGACACCCCAGATCTCAGCACGATCCGGGCGCAGCAGAAACCGCTGCACGACTACTTCCACCCAGGCGTCTGGTGCCGAACGGCGCGCAAGTGCGGCGAGCAGGAGCCATCCCTGGCTGCTCCTGAATTGCAACAGGCCATCGCCGATCTCTGGGATGGTCCGATCGAACGGGTGTGGCGCTATGCCCTGCAACGGGGATTGCAGCAGCTTCAGCGACGACGGCAGCGGAGCGGCACGGTCAGCTTTGCTGGCCTGCTGACGGCCATGGACCCAGGTGATGCTGAGGCCTCCTGGTTGGAGCCGTTGCAGCAGCGTTATCGCGCCGTGATGGTGGATGAATTTCAGGACACCGATCCGGTGCAGTGGCGGCTGCTGCAACGCAGTTTTGGAGGCGGCTCGCACCTGCTGTTGCTGGTGGGGGATCCCAAGCAGGCGATCTATCGCTTCCGCGGTGGTGATCTGGACACCTACCGGCGGGCGCGTGGACTGGTGAGCCGGATCGACACGTTGGAGGACAACTACCGCACCACACCACCGTTGATGGCGGGGCTCAATGCCTTGATGGCGCCGGGAT
Coding sequences within it:
- a CDS encoding exodeoxyribonuclease V subunit gamma; the encoded protein is MLTLYRSNRAEFLATLLARQLLEERPDPFETVEVLVNTWPTSRWLGEQLATANGISSLVRFPFPGSRLRQLVRRVLDLPDQEQDPWRATSLVWAVLEQMPALLEQPVARPLQLWLQQRDGGDASGLSRDRWQLARAIADAFDDYALYRPETLHSWIQSQGSRAASAETDWQPWLARQLAASLHRQPFGLQVQSAVERLRSGAVDPQVLPKVIRLFGISALAPVQVELIQALSGSTDVQVYLLTPCRDLWQRCGNRREQLGATWTEPPDGGWLQQAPRLEAMLGRMGAEFQQLLEGSGDSQLGEVREGDLFADPVRIAEGEGRSATLLEQLQQQLVEPGCRESLDRDLDDRSLLFQAAPGPWREVQLVRDQVLQWLAADPELEPRDVLVMTPQIDRYAPLLSSVLNDRDAIGVDLPWRLTDRSQQSTPGLTMVMLELLDLASGRLTATGLERLLANPALQTQQGLSGTEASALTRCLQRTGFRWGLDARERGGDETHSLSWCLDRWLLGLALPQRDGLAPGGAAPFHQDLDPQRLVRWWSVLDRLVRWLQQLRRPRTSTAWVELLQAVLEDLFADGGAWSWERQGWSAALAEWQQRAASCSLELEVAVAAEVLAEALSVDSGRFGHRSGALTVSALEPMRAIPHKVIVLMGLDDGVFPRVDQRPGFHLLEQRRWLGDPRGGDQDRYVLLEALMSARRHLLISWCGRNEHTGEPRPAAAPVEQWLQDLTRQLGTEASAGLCIEPDPNPLDRSNFQVAGHGQPLSCDRRQLAARRWLDQHQSHAATAGLAWPLHWSAPDPEVTIDPRSDEELLQWLVDPQSAWLRQLGLHPAERVDPVEDLEALTLSSLLQAQVLNQDLEDHLLAAETPAWCETLAGQGVFPPAAGAQLEEGILSHRLQALQLQLDRLGRCSRQGTLLMAGDIQVVVQPGRFTPRGLMRGWLQHLRLCADDAVFGGSAVIARADKGDDAKPHVRWGRLEPAVAQAQLLTLQRLAQQGQHQCWPVPPRSGWLLMSRDHYKAGSGVAAFQDGWIRERQDPQQRLCFGADAEADQLLQSQGFEQACALLYKPMLQALVH
- a CDS encoding arsenate-mycothiol transferase ArsC encodes the protein MRVLFLCTGNYFRSRFSQALLQQLIEINQATGGLQVDSAGLKVDPSSGNVGPMAPEAISALQNRGVTIDPGSLSAPKQVTEADLDAADVVVAVDEAAHRPMVLQQFPAWENRIRFWTVKDLGEEDGVDPIAQLEHRVQQLFDELKPG